In Pongo abelii isolate AG06213 chromosome 5, NHGRI_mPonAbe1-v2.0_pri, whole genome shotgun sequence, a single genomic region encodes these proteins:
- the LOC100437268 gene encoding putative olfactory receptor 2B8 has product MAFDRYAAVCRRLHYTVIMHPRLYVLMASTSWLIGFDNSLLQTVLIFLLPLCGRNKLEHFLCEVPPLLKLACVDTTMNESELFFVSVIILLVPFALIIFSCSRIVRAVFRIKSATGQRKVFGTCGSHLTVVSLFYGTAIYAYLQPSNNYSQDQGKFISLFYTIITPMINPLIYTLRNKDVKRALKKVLWKDYDSR; this is encoded by the coding sequence ATGGCATTTGACCGCTATGCAGCTGTTTGCAGGCGCCTCCACTACACAGTAATCATGCACCCTCGACTGTATGTGCTGATGGCTTCTACTTCATGGCTCATTGGTTTTGACAACTCCCTATTGCAGACAGTGCTCATTTTCCTTTTACCACTTTGtggaagaaataaattagaaCACTTTCTTTGTGAGGTTCCTCCATTGCTCAAGCTTGCCTGTGTTGACACTACTATGAATGAATCTGAACTCTTCTTTGTCAGTGTCATCATTCTTCTTGTACCTTTTGCATTAATCATATTCTCCTGTAGTCGGATTGTCAGGGCAGTCTTCAGGATAAAGTCAGCAACAGGGCAGAGAAAAGTGTTTGGGACATGTGGCTCCCACCTCACAGTGGTTTCCCTGTTCTACGGCACAGCTATCTATGCTTACCTCCAGCCCAGCAACAACTACTCTCAGGATCAGGGCAAGTTCATCTCTCTCTTCTACACCATCATTACACCCATGATCAACCCCCTTATATATACACTGAGGAACAAGGATGTGAAAAGAGCACTTAAGAAGGTGCTCTGGAAGGACTATGACTCCAGATGA